In Oreochromis niloticus isolate F11D_XX linkage group LG12, O_niloticus_UMD_NMBU, whole genome shotgun sequence, the DNA window ctggtatatatcaccttgttgctttgtctttaagtggtcacgtgatcgacttaccacgactactttattcttccttagtcaaacagcagcactcgattgttttgccccctgagctccaggtgttgtgctagacagcgatcgtgattgccgtccgcgggagcgcgcagctgcttaaaactgtagcgtccagattacttacagctacttctgtgcagctgatataagatgcggtaagctgaacacagtttcaaccgtctgtttgttgaaaaatagtaacggaccgcgtttccttgttagtaactgtaacggcgttgtaacaataggaatagtaattagttagattactcgttactgaaaaaagtaacgccgttagtaacgccgttacttgtaacgcggttattcccatcactgcacCTCAGTGGGTAGGTCATTATTTTCTGACTCTTCAGAATGTcattaaattacacaaaaatctaaaaatgtgtGTCtatgttttaaaacatttatactTTACTGTTTTGAGTCACTGCTTAATTCTCTACATTTTGAAGCCAGATACTGAACTTCAGGGTTACCagtcataaaaacaggaaaacacaagTATTTTACAAAACTGTGTACCGTCATTTGTAAGCGGAGTTGGGCAAGCGATATTTGAAGAATAGTCAGTTTCCAGTGAATATTGATACTCCCAGAAAAATGTTGTGATCCTATCAATTGCATCAATTGCAGGACTTTTAACTACATCCTGAGGGAGCTGCCCAAAGTACCCACCCATGTGCCGGTGTGTGTGTTGGGAAACTACAGGGACATGGGCGAGCATCGTGTCATCCTCCCTGATGATATAAGGGACCTAATTGCTGGATTGAACAGGTAGATATAGATAATAATTGAACGTATACAGTTGAAATAAAAAGtgtgataataataaaagttaTTTTCTCAGTAAAAAGTAAATCTTCTTACCTGATATAGCTGTGGAAAATGTTTTCAAATTTGAACATTTCAGTGAGCATCGCATTTGCTCAGTACTCTGGGATAAGCTACACAGACCTTTTTTGTGTCTGCACTCTGAGCTGTTAATAAAGCCATAATGTCATCGAACCTTGCACACACATAGAagtaaaaaagttttaaaatcttatttttaAGCCGAAAGTTCACCAACGTTTGTCCGTGTACCTCTGTATTTATACAGggactgtcttgtttttccaCAACAACTGCATGAGCACATTACCAGGATGGTGCCAAGTTGCAGGACTTGCCTATAGGGGCTCAGAATACTGCACCATATGTCACTGTGTTCAGTCACAGATAGCAGAAATACAGGAAACAGTACCAGGAATAAAGAGGAAGTGTTGGAAGAAAACAGAACCAGGAACAATATAATTCTCTAAGgactttaattttttgttttaactttaaaagATATTTACATAATCAGCAACTAGATTAGTGTTCTTTCGCTGTGGTTGTGTCTGCAGTTGCAAACCAGACATCCAGGGAACTGAGGGCTCAGTGACACaaccaaaaacaggaagaagcttttttgggggatttttttgtacattttgttttcttacccAAATTTGAGCTTACACCTCACCAGAGGGACTGACTCTGCAAAACCTAAAACCCCAGTAGTAGATAACAGGTATCACAACAGTGGTCATCAACTTTCTCTAGTGGGCTGTCTGCTTCAGGCTCGATGGACAGTCACGTAAAAATGGTAATTTTGTGGGTCATCTGACTCTTCTTCCCCACAAAATGATCCCTATGAGTGCCCCCACTCCAATCAGAGACGTAAGGTGGTAAGGTACAGCTTAGCATCTTgcacatataaaacatatttgcaCAAAACATGCTGCTAGTAAAATAATCTGTGAAAACATGGTACTTCCCGGGATTTTAAACCGAAACTCCTGCTACCTGCCAGTGtggaagtgccttaaacctgcattctctCTAACAGAAAAGATGTCTGATTCTATGAAAGTCTCTGGAAAAACAATCCTCAGCTCCCTTGatctttgacctcagtaaactTTCCTCCCTAGATTTTATTCTTAATAAATACAATATGATTGTTTTGTAAATGATGGTTCCCCAAAGTCAAAAGGGAGGATAAAGCTGTATGTGCTCATAATACagaatgttttcatttacagtTTGTTATCCATTGAGCACATCAATGTGGCATTAGTTTCAAAAAGCTGAGATGGTCACAGCAAAAACGCTAAACTTGTGGCGTCAAAACAGAATATCACTAACCAATGAGGGACTTGAAGATTGTTACCTACAATTTTTATATAGACTCTGTGGTGAAAACAGCTGTAGAAACTATGCTGAACAGTAGACTGTGAATAAAAGGTCACTCACATAATAGTGTTCAAAAGTGAACGTCACTTAGATTTATTTGGCTGGTTGGTAACTAACCAGTCTAGTACAAATGGATATTTTAACACTAAAAGCTGTCTAGTGTCAAAGGGAAGGTGTTATCCACTGTCAGTTTAACAACTTAACAAGCTGATGATGTGTCTGATGTTTTTGTGCCCTTGAGGTGTTAAATGCAGCTATAcctctttcccttttttttttttttttttttaacaattaaaTAACACTTGGACATCAATGAGGCATGTAAATATAGGGTATATGTTCAGAAACTTGAGTTAACTCCTAATCCCTTCCTTTTACAGACCTATGGGATCATCTTACATCCACTATGCCGAGTCCTCTATGAAGAATGGCTTTGGCTTGAAATATCTGCACAAGTTTTTCAACATCCCGTTCCTTCAGCTACAGGTTattcttttggtttttgtgctgaatatttgatttatttatttattttataatatcCAGTTTTCAACaactataatttttttttattattatgtatttattgtaATGGAAGACAAAGCACGCCTATTTCATCTCAGCGCGTGCCCAGGTATTCAtgccatgtgtttgtgtgcagaggGAGACCCTACTGAGGCAGCTGGAGACCAACCAGTTGGACATGGATGCAACACTGGAGGAGCTCTGTGTCCAGCAGGAGACTGAAGATCAGAACTATGAGATGTATGCTCATCTTTATTCTCTCTGACAGCCTGTGTACTGCTGTTACTGAGCCACTAGAGGGACTAGATCAAAAGCTTTATTTCCCAAAATTCTCCCCCACTCTATGTAAAATATTGTGTCCTCACTCTTTGTGCATTAGTTGCTCTCATGTCCACTGTTGGGCTTACATCAGTGAGCTACTACCTCCATCTTCTAGCAGTTGAATTTAACACAGATTTATAAAATGAATTACACATCTGTGTACATTTCCTTTTACTGAGTTTTTCCTTACTCTAGTTTCCTAAACTGTATTGATGGCCTCAGATATTATTCAAAGTCTCTTAACAGTCCTGTTGTGATATCTGCAGTTTCCTGGAGAACTTGGAGTCTCGCAGTAAGGGCTATGGATCCCCTGGTCCAGCCAACGGTCAGAGTCCCTCCTCAGGCTCTCAGTCCCCCATTGTCCCTCCCAGTGGGGCCTCCACTGGCAGCTCCAGTCCCAGCACCCCACAGCCACCAATCCCTTCCCAGCCACTCCCACAGTCACCATCTGTGCCCACGACCTCTCCTCCACctcccacagcagcagctggcGGGGCAGCTTCACCTACTGCTGAGGTAAAATCATTGGCCCAGTCACCCGAACACCTTCAGTCACCAGCTGCAGGAGCGTCGGGCCCCCAGAAACGCAGCTTCATCTCCCGCTGGTTTGGCTCATCCCCAGCCATCGAGACTTCTGCCTCAGGACCAGGTCAGTCCTACACAGCAGAGTCCTCCATGTAGTCTCCGCACCAACCATCTGTGACAGTATTTCTGTCTGTTCACAGCCATTAGCACATTCGTCCACATAGCGTTACAGTCCAACACTGCAATTTTGCACTCAGGTTAAGTGGACCAACACTCTCAATTATAAACTAATTCAATAACAGTAAATGATGAGTTGCaaccaggggtccgttcttcgtacctcgctaagtaagttagccggatttgattgttgacgatttcgcgtgatcttggatcattcggttctccgaagctcatccgggacttgctgtcatagcaacagatccgtaagcgtaaacctgctcgggagcaggcttactttatgtaaacaagattagatcgcggccactcaggtatgtccgctgcatttatacgaaagcaacagcgatatttctccactgttttaccataaataaatattatcaatgtaactaaagataatgcagcatttgattcttttattgatttgatacagatacatacaggtcatttccgaaaaaaagggaaatgtactattaatcattctatgtCATGTAGTAGattatgtcagatgtaattcatattttagggtagtaatagtaaattacttcgtgtaatcaagatgagagaccacggctataaaagcgaaggtggatttgggaagtctgtcgcagccatgtcctgtccgtttgtacgcgagcaacccattgcggaaggtacaagattgataaggagagttttcagaattcagcggatattgcgggatagacgggatatatatatatatatatatatatatatatatatatatatatatatatatatatatatatatatgtatgtatgtatgtatgtatgtatatgtatgtgtgtgtgtgtgtgtgtgtgtgtgtgtgtgtgtgtgtgtgtgtatatatatatatatatatatatatgtgtgtatatatatatatatatatatatatgtgttatatatatatatatatatatatatatatatatatatatgtgtgtatatatatatatatatatatatatatatatatatatgtgtgtatatatatatatatatatatatatttatatatatatattatattatatattattatatatatatatatgtatatatatgtatatatatgtatatatatatatatatgtatatatatatatgtatatgttatatatatgtatatatatgtgtgtgtatatatatatatatatatatatatatatatatatgtatatgtatatatatgtatatgtatatatatgtatatgtatatatatgtatgtatatatatgtatatgtatatatatgttatatatatatatgtgtgtatatatatgtatatgtatatatgtgtgtatatatatatatatatatgtgtatatatatatatgtgtatatatgtatatatgtatatgtgtatatatatatatatatatgtatatatatatatgtatatgtgtatatatatatatatatgtatatatatatatgtatatgtatatatgtatatatgtatatatatgtatatatatatatatgtatatatgtatatatgtataatatatatatatatatatatatatatatatatatatatatatatacatatatatatatatatatatatatatatatattatatgtatatatatatatatatatatgtatatatatatatatatatatatgtgtatatatatatatatatatgtgtatatatatatatatatatgtgtatatatatatatatatatgtgtatatatatatatatatatgtgtatatatatatatatatatgtgtatatatatatatatatgtgtgtgtatatatatatatatatatatatatatatatatatatatatatatatatatatatgtatatacatatatatatatatatatatatatatacatatatatgtatatatatatatatatatacatatatatatatatatatatatatatatacatatatatatatatatatacatatatatgtatatatatatatatatacatatatatatatatatatacatatatatgtatatacatatatatatatatatatatatatatatatatgtatatacatatatatatatatatatatgtatatacatatatatatatatattatatgtatatatatatatgtatatatatatatgtatgtgtgtgtgtgtgtgtgtgtgtatatatatatatatatatatatatatatatatatatatatatatatatatatatatatatatatatatatatcttaaaaatcttattttataatattttgcagcagtttttgcaaagctgccatttttttgtctttagggCATTGAGTGTGACAGtttcttggggttttttgttgcaAAGAGAGGTGACTATGACACTGCAAAAAAGAATTCATGAAAAACAATGTTGCTGCTAATCATAGACCCATTTTAGGccctattaaaaataataatcaaatattccttgaaatgtattttatggaaattatttttgtttttgttttgtttttgtttgtttttttgataaAAATCAGCTATGAGCTATATAAACATACTGGCCTTTTAAAGCATTAAAATccataaaataatatataatatcatTAATATTGGATATTTAAAGTTCAGACCGAAGTAATTTGAAAAGACAGAGtcatttaaagtggaaaaaatattaCTATATAATACTTTTACAGCACTTTTTGAGAAGCTCCCCTGTTTTGTCCTTAGGAAGAGTCAAACGAAGACAAAAAGAGTCAGGATTTTAAAGAAGGGTTAAGAAAGCTGTTCAAACGCATCCATCAAATTTTGATAAACTGGAATGTAGTGAGCTAATGGAAACATTCGATGGAGGTTGGTATATGAGTTACTGAATAAAGAGTTCACTTTGAATTTTCTTTGTCCTCACGACACTGAGAGTATCCAGACCAGTTTTAGAATACACTTGTTAACCGTAACTGAAACTGCCAGGTCCATAGTAAGTAATCACAAGGTTTGAGACTCGGGAGTTGAGAAATGCGGAGCATTTAAAAGGATCAAAAGACTGGCTGGTGTTGGAATGTCATGTGATTTCAGTCTTTCCTTGCAGTTTCTGTATTATTAgctaaaagcaaacacacagtgGTTCTGCTTTGGAGCTTTTGAACGTTAAAGCGTAGATTTTTATTCTGAGTCCTTTTACTCTCAGTCAAAAATTGTCTCAATGTTTTCCTCAGAGGAGCCTCCTGCACCAGTGTGTCCTGCTAAGGTGCAGAGTGTGGATGATTTTGTCCCAGATGAGAGACTGGACAAGAGTTTCTTGGAGGACAGCCTGCCCTCCAAGACCAAGGTGCCCCAACCTGCAGCAGCTCCCACTGTGGACAGTGACAGGTGAGAATTTTCACAAATACTTCTGACTTGGCCtgtttctacttttagaaaATACTCTTTGtcaatgttttacattttacctTCTTTATTCGACATTTAGAAGAGGTtgaattaaattttaaatgttttacaacATCGTTAGTCACTAAGTGTCTGCTTTCAGTCACCTCTTCAGGCCTCTTTGAACCAACTTTTCTTGTTCTTGCTTCAACCCAGTGATGGTGAGGATAGAGGAAACCCCATGGTGTCCAGTTTCCAGGATGAGCTTGACCCTGATGATACTGAGCCAAGTCTTTCCAACTCTAAGACCTTCCCCCCCATTAAAGATATCACTCTGAGCAGTGACGAGGAGGAGGGAATACCAACAGCGCTTGTAATCTCACAGGATCAAGACCTGGAAAGTAAACCTGAGCTCAAAGCGTAAGTCAAGAAAATTCACTAGTGACACAAGTGATATACTgctcaaatttaaattaaagaaacacTTTTTAATCTGAGTTTAGCATCAAGTCAGTGAAACCTCTGGGATATTGACCTtgtcagttaagtagcagaggaGGTTGTTAATCAGTTCACTTAACAAGAGGTGCCCTAGAAGGGCAACAATGCGACAACAAAGCAGGAATAGTTTTACAGGTGGAGGCCACTGGCATTTTCTGCCTCCTgatcttttctgactgtttttctCTAGTTGTATGCATTTGATTAGGACCAGTGTCACTACTGGCAGCATGAGGCTATATTGGGACCcacagaggttgcacaggtagtgCAACTCCTCCGGAATGGCACATCAATACATACACTTGCCATAAGGTTTGCTGTGCCTCCCAGCACAGTTTCAAGAACATGGCGGAGAATACAGCAGACAGGTAGTTACTCTGTGAGAGCTGGACAGAGTCACAAAAGGTCATTAACCCATCAGCTGGTATTATTTTGTCCCAGGAGGAACAGGGTGAGCTCTGtcagagctacaaaatgaccttcaGCAGGCCACTGATGTCAGTGTCTCTGAACATAtcatcagaaacagacttcatgagggtggcCTGAGGGCTCAACATCCTTTAGTTGGGCCCTGTGTACCAATGTAGCCCGATTGGtatttgccatagaataccagaaaCTGTACCACTAGCACCCTGTGCTTTTCAGAGACgagagcaggttcaccctgagcacatgtgacagatttGAAACAGTCTGAAGAAGCCATGGAGAACGTTATTCTGTCTGTAACATCGTTAAACTTGACTGGTTTGGTATTGTCGGGGGGACATATCAATGGAGGGACGCACAGACCGCTATAGGCTATAGGCTAGGCACTGGCACCCTGAGTGACACTAGGTATCATGTTGAAATGACCAGACCCACTGTCAGACCCTACACTGGTGCAGTGGGTCCTGAGACATCAGCTGTCGTTTCACTAGGAGCATGCCCCGATGTTGTCACACATAcataaatggtaaaatggtaaatggcctgcatttctatagcgctttactcagtccctaaggaccccaaacccactacattcagtcattcacccattcacacacacattcacacactggcgatggcacgctacattgtagccacagctgccctggggcgcactgacagaggcgaggctgccggacactggtgccaccgggccctctgaccaccaccagtaggcaaacatggggttagtatcttgcccaaggatatttggcatgcagccaggaggcagcctgggatcgaaccaccgaccttctgattggtGGCGGACCtacagctacagccaccccgtaCATACAAGCACATGGGGGCCATACAAACTACTGAGTACCATTTTTGCAATGAAATTTTGGCAAAGTGGATTATCCTGCTGCAtcactttttcactttgatttttgagGTGTCTTTGAATTTATCCCACTGTAGGTTGATGTGTAAACGATGTGGCATTCCTAACGCATAACCCAGTACatatcagtgtaaatatgcagCATTGTGATCtgatatgttttttgttttttttacgtGTTCTTTTAATCAGGCCTATGATCACAAAACCAAAGGTGGCATCTAAAGCTCCAGATCCCCAGGGCCAAACCACACCACCCATCTCCCTAACTTTAACTCCTGCAGCAGAGCAGCCAGCCCGACACCAAGGCAAGAAGAAGGGAAACACGCCCAAAGCAGAGGACTCTGACACAGACCCTGAGGCTCCTGTGGCTCAGCAGATGCTTTCATTTGTCATGGATGACCCGGACTTTGACTCTGAAGCATCAGACACACCTAAAATTGCAAAGGTAAACCAAGATACTTCCACTGTGAGGTCAGTTCAGGTCACAGATTTGGAAAGCAAAATCTGCAACAGAAATTAAATAGACAAAAAGTGAattaaaacttttctgttctgtttcttGAGTGAATATACATTTGCATCCCTTTTGAATGCAGGATACATTTCCAGTCAGGGATGAGCTTCTGTCTGACCTCTCTGATGATGACATGCAGTTAGCTAAGGTGCCAGAACCCCTAAAACCCACTGTGATCACCTTCAAACCCAAGGACGACACTGACCTGTTTGGTCTCGGGATCCAAGAAGAGCTTCCTGCAACCAAGGAGAGCAGCGAGGATCAGGAAGGCAAGTCCAGAAATACTTGTCGATGTAACTCCACATTT includes these proteins:
- the rabl6b gene encoding rab-like protein 6 isoform X1, producing MFSALKKLVGSEPGQLKEKNIPAGLQSMNQSLQRRFAKGVQYNMKIVIRGDRNTGKSTLWHRLQGKKFVEEYIPTQEIQATSIHWNYKTTDDVVKVEVWDVVDKGQKYPLPEGVGKGKRRGDNLKLENEPQESDEVALDAEFLDVYKNCNGVIMMFDITKQWTFNYILRELPKVPTHVPVCVLGNYRDMGEHRVILPDDIRDLIAGLNRPMGSSYIHYAESSMKNGFGLKYLHKFFNIPFLQLQRETLLRQLETNQLDMDATLEELCVQQETEDQNYEIFLENLESRSKGYGSPGPANGQSPSSGSQSPIVPPSGASTGSSSPSTPQPPIPSQPLPQSPSVPTTSPPPPTAAAGGAASPTAEVKSLAQSPEHLQSPAAGASGPQKRSFISRWFGSSPAIETSASGPEEPPAPVCPAKVQSVDDFVPDERLDKSFLEDSLPSKTKVPQPAAAPTVDSDSDGEDRGNPMVSSFQDELDPDDTEPSLSNSKTFPPIKDITLSSDEEEGIPTALVISQDQDLESKPELKAPMITKPKVASKAPDPQGQTTPPISLTLTPAAEQPARHQGKKKGNTPKAEDSDTDPEAPVAQQMLSFVMDDPDFDSEASDTPKIAKDTFPVRDELLSDLSDDDMQLAKVPEPLKPTVITFKPKDDTDLFGLGIQEELPATKESSEDQEEKESKHSSKERKKKKKKSKEEDEKSKKKHKHKKKEKDEAAAPDEKEKKKKKSRTKKTEVDELEDFLGGGAASIKRDDGDYEEL
- the rabl6b gene encoding rab-like protein 6 isoform X2, with amino-acid sequence MFSALKKLVGSEPGQLKEKNIPAGLQSMNQSLQRRFAKGVQYNMKIVIRGDRNTGKSTLWHRLQGKKFVEEYIPTQEIQATSIHWNYKTTDDVVKVEVWDVVDKGKGKRRGDNLKLENEPQESDEVALDAEFLDVYKNCNGVIMMFDITKQWTFNYILRELPKVPTHVPVCVLGNYRDMGEHRVILPDDIRDLIAGLNRPMGSSYIHYAESSMKNGFGLKYLHKFFNIPFLQLQRETLLRQLETNQLDMDATLEELCVQQETEDQNYEIFLENLESRSKGYGSPGPANGQSPSSGSQSPIVPPSGASTGSSSPSTPQPPIPSQPLPQSPSVPTTSPPPPTAAAGGAASPTAEVKSLAQSPEHLQSPAAGASGPQKRSFISRWFGSSPAIETSASGPEEPPAPVCPAKVQSVDDFVPDERLDKSFLEDSLPSKTKVPQPAAAPTVDSDSDGEDRGNPMVSSFQDELDPDDTEPSLSNSKTFPPIKDITLSSDEEEGIPTALVISQDQDLESKPELKAPMITKPKVASKAPDPQGQTTPPISLTLTPAAEQPARHQGKKKGNTPKAEDSDTDPEAPVAQQMLSFVMDDPDFDSEASDTPKIAKDTFPVRDELLSDLSDDDMQLAKVPEPLKPTVITFKPKDDTDLFGLGIQEELPATKESSEDQEEKESKHSSKERKKKKKKSKEEDEKSKKKHKHKKKEKDEAAAPDEKEKKKKKSRTKKTEVDELEDFLGGGAASIKRDDGDYEEL